Within the Dialister hominis genome, the region AGTTCTGGAGCTTTGTCTTCGTAGATGAAGAGACATCAAGCCCGTCCAGATCCATCATTGCTTCGAACATGGATGTATTTCTTTCGTTGGCGTAATCGGAAAGCTTCTGTACGGTTGCCGCCCCTATTCCGCGCTTGGGGACATTGATGATACGCATAAGGCTGACATTATCTTTAAGATTGGATACCAGCTTGAGGTATGCAAGCATATCACGGATTTCTGCGCGGTCATAGAATCTCGTCCCTCCGACCATCGTATATCCGATTCCGCTTTTTACGAGCGCTTCTTCAATGACTCGCGACTGCGCATTCATACGGTACAAGACAGCCATATTTCCATACAGCTGATGCTCCTCATTGTGTTCTTTTCTCATCGTATTTACGATGAAATCAGCTTCACTGTGCTCATCGGAAGCTGTATAGAGGATAAGAGGCTTGCCCTGGTTGTTTTCTGTCCATAACCGCTTGGACGGTCTTCCGGAGTTATTTTGAATGACTGCGTTTGCCGCATCCAGAATCGTCTGCGTCGAGCGGTAGTTCTGTTCAAGTTTGATCACCTTGGCAGACGGATAATCCTGCTGGAAATCAATGATATTCCTGAGATCGGCGCCGCGCCAGGAATAAATACTCTGGTCAGCATCACCGACTGCACAGATATTCTGATTCTTTCCTGCAATAAGTTTTGCCATCAGGTACTGTGCATGGTTCGTATCCTGATATTCATCGATCAAAATATAGTGGAATCTGTCCTGCCAGCGTCTCCGGATTGATTCAATCGATAAGAGCTTTGTCGTCATGAAAAGCAGGTCGTCGAAGTCAAGCGCATTGTTCTGCTTCAGATGCTTGTCATAAGATTCATATACATCGGCAACCTTCTGTGCAAAGAAGTTCGATCCAACCTGCGCGCGGAATGCTTTCGGCTCAAGCAGCTGGCCCTTTGCTGAAGATATATGCGCCTGAATGATATTGGGCTGGAACTGCTTGTCATCCAGATTCAGTTCCTTAAGTATATTTTTTATGAGTGTTTTGGAATCATCCGAATCATAAATCGTAAATTTATCATTATATGGAGGATAATTGCTGATTTCACGTCTGAGGAATCTTGCGCCGAAGGAATGAAATGTATACATCCAGATTTTGTCAG harbors:
- the pcrA gene encoding DNA helicase PcrA, with translation MSNYLNTLNDQQLRAVKQIDGPVLILAGAGSGKTKSLTCRIAYMMESGISPSEILAITFTNKAAQEMRERIHALVGPSADKIWMYTFHSFGARFLRREISNYPPYNDKFTIYDSDDSKTLIKNILKELNLDDKQFQPNIIQAHISSAKGQLLEPKAFRAQVGSNFFAQKVADVYESYDKHLKQNNALDFDDLLFMTTKLLSIESIRRRWQDRFHYILIDEYQDTNHAQYLMAKLIAGKNQNICAVGDADQSIYSWRGADLRNIIDFQQDYPSAKVIKLEQNYRSTQTILDAANAVIQNNSGRPSKRLWTENNQGKPLILYTASDEHSEADFIVNTMRKEHNEEHQLYGNMAVLYRMNAQSRVIEEALVKSGIGYTMVGGTRFYDRAEIRDMLAYLKLVSNLKDNVSLMRIINVPKRGIGAATVQKLSDYANERNTSMFEAMMDLDGLDVSSSTKTKLQNFIAMMFEFLNASTETNVFGLLQKIMTDTKYLEQLQESKDPQVQSREENLGELLSVAKDFNNDNPEGGVSDFLEKVALVNDVDTYENENDRVTLMTIHSAKGLEFPIVFLAGMDEGIFPGVRSLMDESKLEEERRLCYVALTRAKEKLYLSNAHMRTMYGQIKPYLPSRFIDEIPQDLLTHVESDERQDRAFQARRRETASRVDYAMSEVSVVNKPKPQKEPKRYDWKVGDTAVHNLWGKGKVVAVMGSDSKMMLKIEFPGNKIRQVMVAFAPITKGE